Proteins encoded by one window of Ursus arctos isolate Adak ecotype North America unplaced genomic scaffold, UrsArc2.0 scaffold_22, whole genome shotgun sequence:
- the LOC113269484 gene encoding olfactory receptor 51G2-like, giving the protein MVFFNGSTYRPFLLSGFPGLEESHPVISILFCALYLIALMGNITILVVIRVERSLHAPMYLFLSMLAATDLGLCAATLPTLLKLFWFNVREIDFDACLIQMFFIHVFSLMESGILLTMAFDRYVAISNPLRYTTILTDSTIAKIGVGLPLRAVAVIFPGPFLIKRLRFCKANVLSHSYCLHPDIIKLSCSDHRINSIYGLIIILITFGVDSVLILLSYLKILITVLGIASREEQFKALNTCVSHICAVLLVYVPMLGVSIIHRFGKHVPPMVHIIMGYVYLLIPPVLNPVVYCVKTQEIRTRILGNLLKL; this is encoded by the coding sequence ATGGTCTTTTTCAATGGTAGTACCTACAGACCTTTTCTACTGAGTGGTTTCCCTGGTCTGGAAGAGTCTCATccagttatttccattttgttttgtgcCCTCTACCTGATCGCTCTAATGGGGAACATCACCATCTTAGTGGTTATTCGGGTGGAACGGTCACTTCATGCACCCATGTACCTTTTTCTCTCCATGCTGGCTGCTACTGACCTGGGACTCTGTGCTGCCACACTGCCCACGCTGCTCAAGCTTTTCTGGTTTAATGTTCGTGAAATAGACTTTGATGCCTGCCTCATTCAGATGTTCTTCATTCATGTGTTTTCCTTAATGGAGTCCGGCATCCTCCTCACCATGGCTTTtgaccgctacgtggccatctCCAACCCACTCAGGTACACTACTATTTTGACCGATTCCACCATCGCCAAGATAGGTGTGGGGCTTCCGCTACGGGCTGTGGCTGTCATCTTCCCAGGACCCTTTCTCATTAAGCGACTCAGGTTTTGTAAGGCTAATGTGCTCTCCCACTCCTACTGCCTACATCCAGATATCATTAAGCTCTCCTGTTCTGACCACCGAATAAATAGCATCTATGGCCTCATCATCATTCTCATCACCTTTGGAGTGGACTCTGTACTCATTCTCCTATCTTATTTGAAGATTCTGATCACTGTGCTAGGCATTGCCTCTCGGGAAGAACAATTCAAGGCCCTTAACACTTGTGTCTCCCACATTTGTGCTGTGTTGCTGGTCTATGTCCCTATGCTGGGGGTATCCATTATCCATCGCTTTGGGAAACATGTTCCACCCATGGTGCATATTATCATGGGTTACGTATACCTACTGATTCCTCCTGTTCTCAACCCTGTTGTATACTGTGTTAAAACCCAGGAGATACGCACACGTATTCTAGGTAATCTCCTGAAATTATAG